A genomic segment from Janibacter sp. DB-40 encodes:
- a CDS encoding CatB-related O-acetyltransferase, with product MNAPKYKEPLITPGSGQGWAVFAEPEARLFNAQLFGTVFFGFASYINSGHLRSYTEVGRYCSLGRDVTIGLGHHDSDVLSTSSWFSFPTDRYQQRLAARDPVRRVIVGHDVWIGDGVKIMSGVRIGTGAIIGAGSIVTKDVPAYGVVAGSPARLLKQRFPSETIDRLLESRWWELDPTQLRQVVTKDVAASLDLIADSNIPMFPTAYRRLTPAGARSDD from the coding sequence ATGAACGCGCCGAAGTACAAGGAACCCCTGATCACGCCCGGCTCCGGACAGGGTTGGGCGGTGTTCGCAGAGCCTGAAGCACGGCTGTTCAATGCCCAGCTTTTCGGCACAGTGTTCTTCGGCTTCGCCAGTTACATCAACTCGGGACATCTACGGTCATACACCGAAGTGGGCCGATATTGCTCCCTCGGCCGTGATGTCACCATCGGCCTCGGACACCACGACTCGGACGTCCTGAGCACCAGTTCGTGGTTCTCCTTTCCTACGGACCGCTACCAGCAACGACTGGCGGCGCGGGACCCCGTCCGGCGCGTCATCGTGGGACACGACGTCTGGATCGGTGACGGCGTGAAGATCATGTCCGGAGTGCGCATCGGTACCGGCGCGATCATCGGCGCGGGTTCGATCGTCACCAAGGACGTCCCCGCCTACGGGGTGGTTGCTGGGAGCCCGGCTCGCTTGCTCAAGCAACGCTTTCCTTCCGAGACCATAGATCGTCTGCTCGAGAGCCGCTGGTGGGAGCTGGACCCCACACAACTCCGTCAGGTCGTGACCAAGGACGTGGCCGCCTCTCTGGACCTGATCGCCGACAGCAACATCCCTATGTTCCCAACGGCGTACCGCCGCTTGACCCCAGCCGGAGCCCGGAGTGACGACTAA